One Aegilops tauschii subsp. strangulata cultivar AL8/78 chromosome 7, Aet v6.0, whole genome shotgun sequence genomic window carries:
- the LOC109743388 gene encoding auxin-responsive protein IAA25, producing MLQTQVVVKYQSYSLGEAMKSSSVAPSLKQKQGDASKLQEGVPNNLELRLGISSDNGLSSGGGGATTPWLGVGVHPWSLSARQDKAALEQPQQRPNECPAHREDRPQLVGWPPVRTFRKNLSATSTRPAYSEDLSKVEPCYEEEDHGNINTGVSVQEGPAMFVKVNLEGYAVGRKIDLNAHCGYGSLSGALQSMFHGFLSDGHGRIVTREDEEQLEYHKGKGTVKNYILLYEDNEGDRMLVGDVPWELFVASVKRLYIAKDPRADKSNKK from the exons ATGTTGCAG ACACAGGTAGTAGTGAAGTACCAGAGCTACAGCTTGGGAGAGGCCATGAAGAGCTCTTCAGTTGCACCAAGCCTGAAACAGAAGCAAGGAGATGCTAGCAAACTGCAGGAAGGTGTCCCCAACAACCTTGAGCTTAGGCTTGGCATCTCTTCAGACAATGGCCTGagtagtggtggtggtggtgctacTACTCCATGGCTTGGTGTCGGAGTGCACCCTTGGAGCCTGTCCGCCAGGCAAGACAAGGCGGCCCTGGAACAACCTCAGCAGAGGCCTAATGAGTGTCCTGCCCACAG AGAAGATCGCCCTCAACTGGTCGGATGGCCACCGGTGCGCACATTCCGCAAGAACCTGTCCGCCACATCCACAAGGCCTGCATATTCTGAAGACCTGAGCAAAGTGGAACCCTGCTATGAAGAAGAAGACCATGGAAACATAAACACTGGAGTTTCAGTTCAAGAGGGGCCGGCCATGTTCGTGAAGGTGAACCTGGAAGGGTATGCCGTCGGGAGAAAGATTGACCTGAACGCACACTGTGGCTACGGCTCGCTGTCCGGTGCTCTGCAGAGCATGTTCCATGGCTTCTTGTCAG ATGGCCATGGGAGGATTGtaacaagagaggatgaagagcaGCTGGAATATCACAAGGGCAAGGGCACGGTGAAGAACTACATCCTTCTGTACGAGGACAACGAGGGCGACCGCATGCTCGTCGGCGACGTTCCATGGGA GCTGTTCGTCGCTTCGGTGAAGAGGCTCTACATTGCCAAGGACCCTAGAGCTGACAAAAGCAACAAGAAGTAG